One window from the genome of Aeromonas sp. FDAARGOS 1405 encodes:
- a CDS encoding acyloxyacyl hydrolase, with protein MDANTLSRIGLLVSLLTSAGAIANDNILTLQLGKAFSNEKLDIKFADAKFHHMFWRWGDSGCQFGLGVRGGTLKVEDEETARLGGGARIECQWGNWVTWIPGEMVWLNQHQFGTRGHGFKDYGGPFQFALGIGLGYAITKNWLIGYQYEHMSNAYMYDKNPGLDSHTLHIEYRF; from the coding sequence ATGGACGCTAACACTCTATCAAGGATCGGCCTGCTGGTTTCGTTGCTCACCAGCGCAGGAGCGATAGCCAATGACAATATTCTTACCCTGCAACTAGGCAAGGCATTCAGCAATGAAAAGCTCGACATCAAATTCGCCGACGCCAAGTTTCACCATATGTTCTGGCGCTGGGGAGACTCAGGCTGCCAATTTGGGCTGGGGGTGCGTGGAGGAACACTCAAGGTAGAAGATGAAGAGACCGCAAGACTGGGAGGCGGCGCCCGTATCGAATGCCAATGGGGTAACTGGGTGACCTGGATACCCGGCGAAATGGTCTGGCTCAATCAACATCAATTTGGCACACGCGGCCACGGCTTCAAGGATTATGGCGGCCCCTTCCAGTTCGCTCTGGGCATCGGTCTCGGCTACGCCATCACCAAGAATTGGCTGATCGGCTATCAATATGAGCACATGTCCAACGCCTATATGTATGACAAGAACCCGGGGCTGGACAGCCATACCCTCCATATCGAGTACCGTTTTTAG